The Halobaculum magnesiiphilum genome contains the following window.
CCGCGCTGGGAGTGGCCCGGCTGGGGGACCTCGTCGAGGAACTCCTCGGCGACCTCGTCGTCGACGCCCAGGTCGTCGAGCTTCTCGCGGGCGCGCGACTCGGACATGCCCTGCGAGCACGGACAGACGGTCATGCCGGTCACCTCGGCGCCGATCTCCTCGCGGGTGCCGTCCTCGTCGGCGACCGCGCTGGCGATGACGGAGAACGTCGACTGCGTCTCGCGGCCGGAGGCGGGGGTGTCCTCGCGGGCAGCCAGCTCCGCGGTCATCTCGATCTCCGCGGTCGTGGTGTAGTCGTGTTTCGCGAGCAGTCGCTCGGCGGCGTCGCCGCAGACGTCCTCGATGCGGTACGCCTCGTGGCGCGTCGCCGCCTCCAGCACCTCGTCGATGACCTCCATGTTCCGGCTCATGTCGATCCCCTTGCGCTCGCTCGGGAGGTCGACGAACACCGAGAACTCGGCCATGAACACCCACGGTCGCTGGTCGCCGCGATCGATCTTCACGAGCTTGTCGACGCCGGTCACCCCGACCTGACTCAGTCCGACGGAGACGTCAGGCCGACTGGCCTGCACGTCCGGCAACTGGTGACTCATTGAGTGGATACTCCCAAGGGTCGGCGCTGATTAGTGGTTTCGAAAGCTGAAGGTCGCCGTCGGACGCGCAGAGCGCGCGCTCCGCCGGTCGAGTTCGTGTGGGTCCTCGCGCGCTCAGGGCCAGTCGTCGCGCGTGTCCTCGTCGAAGTGCTCCGACTCCTCCTCGGGGTCGGTCAGCGTCCAGCCGGCCGCCTCGGCCGCCTGCGCAAGCGGGAGGAACTCCCAGCCGGTCTCCTCGGCGACCGCGCGGTCCTCGTCGGTCGTCCCGACGAACACGTGTCGGTCCGTGTCGAACTGGCGTTTCACGTTCTCCAGCGACTCCGTCACGCCCCGCGGCCCCGAGAAGAAGTCCTGGCGGACGCGGTGCTTTCGGGTGAAGTTGGTGACCACGTACGTGGGCTTCTCGGAGACCACGCCGACGTACTCGGTCCACCCGCGCGCGTCGTTGAACACCGTGT
Protein-coding sequences here:
- the mptA gene encoding GTP cyclohydrolase MptA codes for the protein MSHQLPDVQASRPDVSVGLSQVGVTGVDKLVKIDRGDQRPWVFMAEFSVFVDLPSERKGIDMSRNMEVIDEVLEAATRHEAYRIEDVCGDAAERLLAKHDYTTTAEIEMTAELAAREDTPASGRETQSTFSVIASAVADEDGTREEIGAEVTGMTVCPCSQGMSESRAREKLDDLGVDDEVAEEFLDEVPQPGHSQRGHATLTFTAEGSPDVDLLDVIDTARDAMSARIYNYAKRPDEDHMTYQAHMDAKFVEDCVRTMAEDVVERYDNLDDDVVVHMKQSNDESIHQHNAHAEREITMGTLREELRT
- a CDS encoding DUF7124 domain-containing protein, whose amino-acid sequence is MDGGGSSDMTLAFELDALKSLADPNTVFNDARGWTEYVGVVSEKPTYVVTNFTRKHRVRQDFFSGPRGVTESLENVKRQFDTDRHVFVGTTDEDRAVAEETGWEFLPLAQAAEAAGWTLTDPEEESEHFDEDTRDDWP